Below is a window of Myxococcota bacterium DNA.
GGCCTCGATCGGTTGGAATCGACGCAGGTGCCCGAACTGACGCGGTTGCCCGGCGTTGGCACGGCGAAGGCGGCGTCGCTCTGCGCCGCCTTCGAGCTCGGTCGTCGCTGCGCCGCCCGCCGGCTGCCGGAGGGGGCGGTGCTGAGCAGCCCCGAAGCGGTCTTCCGGCGCTTCGCCGCTCGGCTGCGACGCGCTCCCCAGGAGCACTTCATCGTCGTCCTGCTGGACGGACGCCACCGGATCCTCGGCGAGGAGACCGTGTCCCTGGGCACCCTCACGGCCAGCCTGGTCCACCCGCGAGAGGTGTTCCGGCCAGCCCTGCGCGCCAGCGCCGCCGCCCTGCTGCTCGTCCACAACCATCCGAGTGGCGACCCCTCCCCCAGCCTGGAGGACCGCGAGGTCACCCGCAGGCTGGCGGAAGCCGGCGAGATCCTGGGGATCCGGGTCGTCGACCACGTCGTCGTGGCCGAGCGCGGCTTCGTGAGTCTTCGAGAGGACGGGGCGTTCGGCACTCGCTAAGGCCGTCCGCGCGTCGGGTCGATAGGAACCTGCGGCCTCGGAGCCCATAGCCTGGAATGCGAATGAAGACCCAAGTGCAACAGACCGGCAACTCGGAGAGCGCGGAGACCGCGGAACGGCGCCGCTCGGAGCGCGTCGATCTGGTGGTTCGCGTCGACTACAAGACCGTCGACGAACTGTTCTCGG
It encodes the following:
- the radC gene encoding DNA repair protein RadC; this translates as MARDHDAARTRTQRAQPAPDGPRERLRRLGPEALSAAELLALLLRTGVRGEDALGVARRVLIRTGGLDRLESTQVPELTRLPGVGTAKAASLCAAFELGRRCAARRLPEGAVLSSPEAVFRRFAARLRRAPQEHFIVVLLDGRHRILGEETVSLGTLTASLVHPREVFRPALRASAAALLLVHNHPSGDPSPSLEDREVTRRLAEAGEILGIRVVDHVVVAERGFVSLREDGAFGTR